In Tsuneonella dongtanensis, a single window of DNA contains:
- a CDS encoding sensor histidine kinase: MRMFAAIRNSLIAQLSILFAFALGLFLFTVFAIPAISLLDRTGQEAPATMTRVRFAVMDGLENNRTRDEILANNLVAEVVELNPQINIYGRVAEREFLIGVRPKEFAVPNPQGFSIIRSTTDEVCDTSSAVYLYGRKDDGLSLASATACTPKGEFFQISGLKVPLETESHLLSAYWQMFKLNLIERLGLSLLLFVVAAFVIGRSINALRKVVELAAHQFIESRDGELPEQGIPIEVRPMVRKLNELFARVRGEAERQRFFLAASAHELRTPLTILRTRMAELPENDTRSAMEGDVRRMARLLEQLLKLTKLANQVELAKERIDLNSIGRKACAHRAVFAHENGVELEFVACPGPCQIHGNAAMVDSAVTNVIDNAISVTPKGGKVVVTVSANREVVVEDEGPGLSPQIAEKLFEPFSKFPPNRRGSGLGLAIVDAVMRLHDGEARIVPSTRGTKLVLHFSPRNDRTHIDASGA, translated from the coding sequence ATGCGGATGTTCGCCGCAATTCGAAATTCCTTGATCGCACAGCTCTCAATCTTGTTCGCGTTCGCGCTCGGGCTGTTCCTGTTCACCGTCTTTGCAATCCCCGCAATATCTCTACTGGATCGCACCGGCCAAGAAGCGCCAGCCACCATGACCCGCGTGAGATTCGCGGTTATGGACGGGCTGGAGAATAATCGCACGCGTGACGAGATCTTGGCGAACAACCTGGTGGCTGAAGTGGTGGAGTTAAATCCGCAAATCAATATCTACGGGCGTGTGGCTGAAAGGGAATTTCTGATCGGGGTCAGGCCGAAGGAATTTGCGGTTCCCAACCCTCAAGGATTCTCCATTATTCGTTCGACCACAGACGAAGTGTGCGATACGAGCTCTGCAGTCTACCTCTACGGTCGCAAGGATGATGGATTGTCGCTGGCTTCGGCAACAGCATGCACTCCGAAAGGCGAATTTTTCCAGATATCCGGATTGAAGGTTCCGCTCGAGACCGAAAGTCACTTGCTGTCGGCCTATTGGCAAATGTTCAAGCTCAACCTGATCGAGCGGTTGGGGCTCAGCCTGCTTTTGTTCGTCGTCGCCGCATTTGTGATCGGTCGGTCGATAAATGCGCTGCGGAAGGTGGTCGAACTGGCAGCGCATCAGTTTATTGAAAGCCGGGATGGCGAATTACCCGAACAAGGGATCCCGATCGAAGTGCGCCCGATGGTCCGCAAGCTGAATGAGCTGTTTGCGCGTGTTCGTGGCGAGGCGGAAAGGCAGCGGTTTTTTCTGGCGGCTTCGGCCCACGAATTGCGCACACCGCTCACCATCCTGCGCACGCGCATGGCCGAATTGCCGGAAAACGATACCCGTTCGGCCATGGAGGGCGACGTTCGCCGCATGGCGCGCCTGCTCGAGCAACTTCTGAAACTGACGAAGTTGGCCAATCAGGTTGAATTAGCCAAGGAGCGGATCGACCTGAACAGCATTGGCCGCAAGGCTTGCGCCCACCGCGCAGTTTTCGCGCATGAGAATGGAGTGGAACTTGAGTTTGTTGCCTGCCCAGGGCCATGCCAAATTCACGGCAATGCCGCTATGGTTGATAGCGCGGTCACCAATGTCATCGATAACGCCATCTCTGTCACGCCCAAGGGCGGCAAGGTAGTCGTGACTGTTTCGGCGAATCGTGAAGTGGTTGTTGAAGATGAAGGGCCAGGCCTTTCCCCGCAGATCGCCGAAAAGCTGTTCGAGCCATTCAGCAAATTTCCGCCCAATCGGCGAGGAAGCGGGCTCGGTCTGGCGATAGTAGATGCCGTCATGCGGCTGCATGACGGTGAAGCTCGCATCGTCCCATCGACGCGCGGGACCAAATTGGTGCTGCATTTCTCGCCACGTAACGATCGCACTCATATCGATGCTTCAGGGGCTTAG
- a CDS encoding response regulator transcription factor — translation MKILLVEDEPGIAAAMARILEREGYVVDIAEDLVTAEEAILSTFYDIVLLDRCLPDGHGDDLVAFARCRGLNLRFLMVTALADLDDRVEGLDSGADDYIVKPFEPQELLARMRAALRRPLPEKLRLVRIGNLEFDHNIRSVEVAGKPLILSKKELGILEALMRSPDRVVERQQLLDSLYGYDDYVQDTVVESHLSRLRAKLKHGGAEVNIHAVRGVGYFIRKSD, via the coding sequence ATGAAAATACTTTTGGTTGAAGATGAGCCCGGAATAGCAGCGGCAATGGCGCGCATTCTCGAGCGCGAGGGATATGTCGTTGACATAGCAGAAGATCTTGTGACGGCAGAAGAAGCGATCCTGTCAACTTTTTATGACATTGTATTGCTTGATCGCTGCCTGCCAGACGGGCACGGGGATGATCTCGTCGCCTTCGCGCGCTGTCGCGGTCTGAACCTGCGCTTCCTGATGGTTACAGCGCTCGCTGATCTAGACGACCGCGTTGAAGGCCTCGACAGCGGGGCTGACGATTACATTGTCAAACCGTTCGAACCTCAGGAACTGCTTGCCCGGATGCGCGCTGCCTTGCGTCGACCATTGCCGGAGAAACTGCGCCTCGTGCGTATCGGCAATCTGGAATTCGACCATAACATTCGCAGTGTCGAGGTCGCCGGCAAGCCGCTCATTCTTTCGAAGAAAGAACTCGGGATACTCGAAGCCTTGATGCGCTCGCCCGATCGGGTGGTGGAACGTCAACAGTTGCTGGACTCTCTTTATGGCTACGATGACTACGTTCAGGATACGGTAGTCGAGTCGCACCTTTCGCGCTTGCGAGCAAAACTGAAGCATGGGGGCGCCGAAGTGAATATTCATGCAGTGCGCGGGGTAGGTTACTTCATAAGGAAAAGCGACTGA